In Lycium ferocissimum isolate CSIRO_LF1 chromosome 3, AGI_CSIRO_Lferr_CH_V1, whole genome shotgun sequence, the genomic window tttcttAGTAGTATTATTTAGGTATCGCGTAGCCTTATGTGTGTATTACTATGTGTTGCTTCATTTGTTTTGTATTCTTGATTTTTTGctctcttatttttcttgcaatCCTACATTGACTatgtttcttttgagccgagggtctatcggaaacaacatCTCTACCTtacaaaggtagaggtaaggtctacgtacatcCTATTCTCCCCgtaccccacttgtgggattacactggtaatgttgttgttgttgttgatcttgaAGTTTAGGGTGCTGTTAAAATTTGGTCCGCACTCATTTGAAGAGTGCCCTGAAGTGAGTTGAGGTCAAAACCGTGGTCTGTACATATAGCTCTATATTCTTTACTGCTGTTTTCAGTTTTTCACAGCTATAGTGAAGTAAGATCCTAAAGGTTGCATCTTTATTGTAAGTCAAAGAGTCATCTTCAATTTGGCAATGAGTTATGTGAGTGAATTTGGGCCTAAACCTcaagggtcgtttggttgctggttagagttatgcaaaTATTAGTAATACAGGGTTTCgttattcatgtattactaattcataagtattagttattccattttctaccctgcaaaaaataatacataaaattgactcataacttatacaCGTTTTAATTATGCGGGGTTGTAAACTGATAACAAAACACCGTACTTGGTGTGctgaattttatacatagcaACTAAAATGCTACCAAACATGGATACTAGTTGGTTTTATATGCAGGAATAATTCACttcctaaccagcaaccaaacgacccctcaTCCCTAATCTTCAATATTATGCATTTATATTGAAGAATAAGACTCGAATTCGTCAGAGATTTGTGCCCATTCAAATCTTCTATTTGAATTGCGGTTAAGGCCTTTAATAAGAAGCTGGAGTTCTAATTGAACTACTAAGATGCTGAGGATACATAGTATCATACGAAATCTAGTTTTTCTGATAATGTTCGTATTACTGAACTTTTGGTCAGATTTCAATCTCCCCTGAGAGTTCTTGTACAATGGGATCTTACTTGAACTTCAAGAACTTTACTGACACGCCACATACAGAAAGCAATGGTAGGAAGTCAATGGGAAGTGGTAATTTTCCTTTAGCTAGACAATCTTCCATATACTCCTTGACATTTGATGAGCTCCAGACTACCTGCGGTCTCGGAAAAGATCTTGGATCAATGAATTTGGAGGACCTCTTGAAGAATATTTGGACAGCTGAAGAGTCGTCTCAAGGCTTAGCATCTTCCACTGGTGTTGGAGATGTGAGTATGGCTGCGGGAAATTTGCAGAGACAAGGTTCATTAACACTGCCTCGGACACTTAGTCAGAAAACGGTCGATGAAGTATGGAAAGATTTCCATAAAGAGACAACAGTTAATTCAAATATTGGGCAGAAACGATCTAACTTGGGTGAAATGACATTGGAGGAGTTTTTGGTAAAAGCAGGAGTGGTGAGAGAAGATACTCAACCAAGTGGAGCCTCAAACGATGTTGGATTCACGGGTGTTTTTGGTCAACTGAGTACTGACAACAATGCTCTAAACATCGGGTTTCAGGAACCAACTCAAAGCCCTGGACTTTTGAGTAATGAATTTGCTGAGAATAACGTGTTGAATGTGGTTAGTGGAAAATCTTCCCAACAACAGCCTAAGCAGCGGCCACCTCTTATTCCAAAACAAACGAATGTTGCCTTTGCATCTCCTATGCAATTGGAGAACAATCACCAGCTGGCTAGCCCAGGGGCAAGGGCTCCGGTTGTTCAAGGCGGTGTTATGCAGGGTGGAGTTACACTTACACCAGTAAAAAGAGGATCTGCTGGAAATCAACTGTCACTCGACATGATTGCTAAGAACAATCTGGATAGTTCATCTATTTCACCTTCACCTTATGCATTTAGTGAAGGTGGAAGAGGGAGGAGATCGTGCAGCTCATTGGAAAAAGTTGTGGAAAGAAGGCATAAGAGGATGATTAAGAACAGAGAGTCCGCAGCAAGATCAAGGGCTCGGAAGCAGGTGAACTAATATGTCAACATTTTACATATTGAGTTATTTCAAAGTTTCTTTTGCTTATGCTGTTGCACAATAAAACTGACTCATACAATTGAGAGAAAGATAACTGAACTGTTTGCCTTTCGATGAGCATCTATTAGAGAAATGCATTTATATTATTTAACATCGGTAAATCTGCATTCAACAATGACGCACTAAATGTTAAGTGAAGCCGATAAGCACAACATTTTCCCAGgaaaacataaatacataaagaaCTTTGACATAGGGATTTATTATCTAATTTATGAAGCAAATACATTTAACTTTGCAGGTTGACTTGTGGGAAGTGTATATGCTTTTCACTAAAGCTTTAGAATCTTGAATCTCAGTTGTAGTCAAATTTTGAGACTGAACATGTTTATACAATTGGATTTTGTATGAATGACTCCATTATGATATTTCGTTATGGCAGGCCTATACTTTACAGTTGGAAGCTGAAGTGGAGAAGCTTAAAGAAATTAATGAAGAGTTGCAGAAAAAACAGGTATGTTGACAATGAATTGAAATTCACAGCACCACTACAAGAAAGTAGTTGTGATAATTGCTTGCTTTTGAATGTTTCACGCAGGCTGAATTTATCGACATGCAGAAAAATCAGGTAGTAACCTCTTTTACAACTGACAAGTACCTCTTGTTGTGAGTCAATAACTATCTATCTTTCCTGCTTCATTATGGACTGGATACAATGATGGTAAGTTAAAAGAATATGATCCATAGGGTAAGCTAATGAAATAAATCCTATAGTATATAACTTCAACAATCAGAAGATAGACTAATATTTGggattttttcattttggcccGTCAGCCGAAATTAATTACGGCGCCAGCCAAAATATACACAACTTATACATTGATTAtgtttattgtatgtatattatatgtatattttgtgcATACAATATGTATAATTATTATAATACTTAAtttacaaaacctatacatttcctggctattattcttttgagcggtccaaaaatgtaattatcccaTAATGTTTCAAGGAAACTAGCAATGGTTTTCATCATGTTACTTGAGtgaatatcataatcatacgtTCTTGTGAAAATGGTATCACTTAAAGGTGTCGCAATTTTAAAAGTGAATGTGTCTACGTGAGAGATTGAGACAAATGCATGTGATTAGTTAAACATGATTGCCTGTTCGA contains:
- the LOC132050007 gene encoding ABSCISIC ACID-INSENSITIVE 5-like protein 4 isoform X2, whose product is MLLLLLILKFRVLLKFGPHSFEECPEISISPESSCTMGSYLNFKNFTDTPHTESNGRKSMGSGNFPLARQSSIYSLTFDELQTTCGLGKDLGSMNLEDLLKNIWTAEESSQGLASSTGVGDVSMAAGNLQRQGSLTLPRTLSQKTVDEVWKDFHKETTVNSNIGQKRSNLGEMTLEEFLVKAGVVREDTQPSGASNDVGFTGVFGQLSTDNNALNIGFQEPTQSPGLLSNEFAENNVLNVVSGKSSQQQPKQRPPLIPKQTNVAFASPMQLENNHQLASPGARAPVVQGGVMQGGVTLTPVKRGSAGNQLSLDMIAKNNLDSSSISPSPYAFSEGGRGRRSCSSLEKVVERRHKRMIKNRESAARSRARKQAYTLQLEAEVEKLKEINEELQKKQLLEKTNMSWGNKLRCLKRTLTGPW
- the LOC132050007 gene encoding ABSCISIC ACID-INSENSITIVE 5-like protein 7 isoform X3, giving the protein MGSYLNFKNFTDTPHTESNGRKSMGSGNFPLARQSSIYSLTFDELQTTCGLGKDLGSMNLEDLLKNIWTAEESSQGLASSTGVGDVSMAAGNLQRQGSLTLPRTLSQKTVDEVWKDFHKETTVNSNIGQKRSNLGEMTLEEFLVKAGVVREDTQPSGASNDVGFTGVFGQLSTDNNALNIGFQEPTQSPGLLSNEFAENNVLNVVSGKSSQQQPKQRPPLIPKQTNVAFASPMQLENNHQLASPGARAPVVQGGVMQGGVTLTPVKRGSAGNQLSLDMIAKNNLDSSSISPSPYAFSEGGRGRRSCSSLEKVVERRHKRMIKNRESAARSRARKQAYTLQLEAEVEKLKEINEELQKKQAEFIDMQKNQLLEKTNMSWGNKLRCLKRTLTGPW
- the LOC132050007 gene encoding ABSCISIC ACID-INSENSITIVE 5-like protein 4 isoform X1; the protein is MLLLLLILKFRVLLKFGPHSFEECPEISISPESSCTMGSYLNFKNFTDTPHTESNGRKSMGSGNFPLARQSSIYSLTFDELQTTCGLGKDLGSMNLEDLLKNIWTAEESSQGLASSTGVGDVSMAAGNLQRQGSLTLPRTLSQKTVDEVWKDFHKETTVNSNIGQKRSNLGEMTLEEFLVKAGVVREDTQPSGASNDVGFTGVFGQLSTDNNALNIGFQEPTQSPGLLSNEFAENNVLNVVSGKSSQQQPKQRPPLIPKQTNVAFASPMQLENNHQLASPGARAPVVQGGVMQGGVTLTPVKRGSAGNQLSLDMIAKNNLDSSSISPSPYAFSEGGRGRRSCSSLEKVVERRHKRMIKNRESAARSRARKQAYTLQLEAEVEKLKEINEELQKKQAEFIDMQKNQLLEKTNMSWGNKLRCLKRTLTGPW